A single window of Fervidicoccus fontis Kam940 DNA harbors:
- a CDS encoding PaaI family thioesterase: MSKKIYSEIYKKAQELMSKGYKIEDAIDEAMRELNPVYKITNLKLLSVERGRAKALFIYSPMLTNPDGSIHGGIIATLIDQVGAIAAWSTHMSEQQVTMELKINYLLPMLESGSPFTVEGSVVHAGKRSIVTLVTIKSSKDETVAIATGTWYKLSD, encoded by the coding sequence ATGAGCAAGAAGATATACTCTGAGATCTATAAAAAAGCGCAGGAGCTCATGTCAAAAGGTTACAAGATTGAGGACGCGATAGATGAGGCGATGAGGGAGCTGAATCCTGTATACAAGATAACCAACTTGAAGCTTTTGAGCGTTGAAAGGGGGAGAGCGAAGGCCTTGTTCATCTACTCTCCAATGCTAACAAATCCTGACGGCTCTATTCACGGTGGGATAATCGCCACTCTTATAGATCAAGTCGGAGCAATTGCGGCTTGGAGCACACACATGAGCGAGCAACAGGTCACAATGGAGCTGAAGATAAACTATCTATTGCCCATGCTTGAGTCCGGATCTCCATTTACGGTTGAGGGGAGCGTTGTTCATGCAGGAAAGAGGAGCATAGTAACTTTGGTCACAATAAAGAGCTCTAAGGATGAAACCGTAGCCATAGCTACTGGAACTTGGTACAAGCTTAGCGATTGA
- a CDS encoding sulfurtransferase TusA family protein translates to MGEKKVVDARGMACPGPISKLTRAYREAKNGDIIEALATDKGFIEDVKAWCQSTGNKLLELKVEGDVIRATIEVAGKK, encoded by the coding sequence ATGGGAGAGAAAAAAGTTGTTGATGCGAGAGGAATGGCCTGTCCAGGCCCAATTTCTAAACTCACAAGAGCATACAGAGAGGCAAAGAATGGAGATATAATAGAGGCCCTCGCGACAGACAAGGGCTTCATAGAAGATGTTAAGGCTTGGTGCCAGAGCACTGGAAATAAGCTTTTGGAGCTTAAAGTTGAAGGAGATGTAATAAGGGCAACAATAGAGGTAGCCGGAAAGAAATAG
- a CDS encoding DUF1641 domain-containing protein, whose translation MVEMETKELSEKEEQELLKLLQNPELVESLNKTLSLLINLNKTGLLDMLNAIVNEDFIASLMKLIMTPEFLRLMDSINDLMAVLQQVTDVMIEKEEKKTGLTGLMRAFSDPDVQLAATKLVKILKVIGSYQKK comes from the coding sequence ATGGTAGAAATGGAGACAAAGGAGTTGAGTGAGAAGGAAGAGCAGGAGCTTCTGAAATTGCTTCAGAATCCTGAGCTAGTAGAATCTCTCAACAAGACTTTATCTCTGCTAATTAACCTGAACAAGACCGGTTTGCTGGACATGCTCAATGCTATCGTAAACGAGGACTTTATCGCTTCCCTCATGAAACTGATAATGACTCCTGAATTTCTAAGGCTCATGGACAGCATAAATGACCTCATGGCTGTTCTCCAGCAGGTGACAGATGTCATGATAGAGAAAGAGGAGAAGAAGACAGGACTCACAGGACTCATGAGGGCCTTCAGCGACCCGGATGTTCAGCTCGCAGCTACGAAGCTGGTGAAGATTCTTAAGGTAATAGGTTCTTACCAGAAGAAATAA
- a CDS encoding DsrE/DsrF/DrsH-like family protein, translating to MLKTSGLSIIIARGQAENFISLGVLTYTAANLGVPVKVFVTGLAVPYFTKNKPELRPSKEFEDYAKKMFEGMEKLKSPSWYDMLKEAKEVGEVKIYGCSMTAEALGVKREDWDPLVDEIVGATFFLTQTKGDTVIYI from the coding sequence GTGTTGAAAACGTCAGGGTTAAGCATAATAATTGCAAGAGGTCAGGCAGAAAACTTCATTTCTTTAGGAGTTCTTACCTATACTGCCGCGAATTTAGGAGTACCTGTGAAAGTATTCGTAACTGGTCTAGCTGTTCCGTATTTTACGAAGAACAAGCCGGAGCTGAGACCTTCAAAGGAGTTTGAGGATTATGCGAAGAAGATGTTCGAGGGGATGGAGAAGCTGAAATCTCCTAGCTGGTATGACATGCTGAAGGAGGCCAAGGAAGTCGGTGAAGTTAAGATCTACGGTTGCTCAATGACTGCTGAGGCGCTCGGGGTAAAGAGGGAGGACTGGGATCCTCTGGTAGATGAAATAGTAGGGGCGACGTTCTTCCTCACACAGACAAAGGGGGATACTGTTATATATATTTAA
- a CDS encoding phosphoenolpyruvate carboxykinase (ATP), with product MSSIIPKLDEITPESFLESVNRIFELKRKAGLVPYLDNPEDVRKRAELYATKYKNGSLGWASNIWSRSAANTVVINSESELKKEHKLLMLRVLEHILAQGPMIRVDGAYGSPNSKVRMHIRVYVDTQFPDLAYRWKQLVFDVDKESKVDATLFVVPHYLGNPNIPGSDKLLAVIRFPFQNFTIITLSSYQGEIKKGALCHWIFHAYKQGCTGEHAALREFSVRTVEESWKRVVLAIWGLTGSGKSTHGFYMWTEKNAPLYVKNFGTNPLDYVKDQEVKNDDIVAICEDRVYGSELGAWTKTEDLTPDMEAMWNGAFSSRALHENTEFDENGNPSFEGKLFQYFGSPNRNARTVLYLEDTGFFKGSVDSSGPLNTAVFLSPGYFTDYAWVKLNDIELAAKALADGRTVGHPAQARELVGKVRFVPRYTEFTIGIGDDAHVLRFYEFLKKWKERGNEVEIFMWNTTGRIIAKYRWVEKKLGDKMIMVPEPILQEVNGVLKPIGGERPTIEETEFFLLQATRGAVEYKPHPVWGEKVLVPKHVPGIKDERLKQLDPTTYLSMDEFKALLKAQIEESKYNLQKLGLKLPSEIMNAMDF from the coding sequence ATGAGCTCCATAATTCCAAAGCTTGATGAAATAACGCCGGAAAGCTTTTTAGAGAGCGTTAACAGGATTTTTGAGCTTAAAAGAAAAGCGGGACTTGTTCCATATTTAGATAATCCTGAAGATGTGAGGAAGAGGGCTGAGCTTTATGCAACGAAGTATAAGAACGGTTCCCTAGGCTGGGCATCCAATATTTGGAGCAGGTCCGCAGCAAATACTGTGGTTATAAACTCTGAGAGCGAGCTTAAAAAAGAGCACAAGCTCCTCATGCTCAGGGTTCTTGAACACATACTTGCTCAGGGACCGATGATAAGAGTAGACGGCGCTTATGGGTCTCCAAACTCTAAGGTAAGGATGCACATTAGAGTCTATGTAGACACTCAATTTCCAGATCTGGCATATAGGTGGAAGCAGCTCGTCTTCGATGTAGACAAGGAGAGTAAAGTGGATGCAACTTTATTCGTAGTCCCTCACTACTTAGGAAATCCAAATATTCCCGGAAGCGATAAGTTGCTTGCTGTAATTAGGTTCCCCTTCCAAAATTTCACAATAATAACACTCTCTTCCTACCAGGGAGAAATAAAGAAGGGAGCTCTATGCCACTGGATATTCCATGCATATAAGCAGGGATGCACGGGCGAGCATGCCGCGCTCAGAGAGTTCTCCGTCAGAACCGTTGAGGAAAGTTGGAAGAGGGTTGTATTGGCGATTTGGGGACTGACAGGAAGTGGGAAATCCACGCATGGATTTTACATGTGGACTGAGAAGAACGCGCCACTATATGTAAAGAACTTCGGCACAAATCCGCTGGATTATGTTAAGGATCAGGAGGTGAAAAACGATGACATCGTTGCAATATGTGAGGATAGAGTCTATGGCTCTGAGCTCGGGGCGTGGACGAAAACCGAGGACTTGACCCCAGATATGGAAGCGATGTGGAACGGCGCTTTCAGCAGCAGAGCTCTCCATGAGAACACGGAGTTTGACGAGAACGGGAACCCCTCATTTGAAGGTAAGCTCTTCCAGTACTTCGGCTCTCCCAACAGAAATGCGAGGACCGTTCTCTACTTAGAGGACACAGGTTTCTTCAAGGGGAGCGTCGACAGCTCCGGACCTCTCAACACGGCAGTGTTCCTAAGCCCAGGCTACTTCACTGACTATGCATGGGTGAAGCTCAATGATATAGAGCTCGCTGCAAAGGCTCTGGCCGATGGTAGGACGGTCGGCCATCCAGCGCAGGCAAGGGAGCTAGTAGGGAAAGTGAGGTTCGTGCCGAGATACACTGAATTTACAATAGGAATTGGGGATGATGCCCATGTATTGAGATTCTACGAGTTCCTTAAGAAGTGGAAGGAAAGAGGGAATGAGGTTGAAATATTCATGTGGAATACAACGGGAAGGATCATAGCTAAGTACAGATGGGTGGAAAAAAAGCTTGGAGATAAGATGATAATGGTTCCCGAGCCCATACTCCAGGAAGTTAATGGAGTTCTCAAGCCTATAGGAGGGGAGAGACCTACGATAGAGGAGACGGAGTTTTTCCTCCTTCAAGCGACAAGAGGGGCTGTGGAGTACAAGCCTCATCCTGTCTGGGGAGAGAAGGTACTTGTCCCCAAGCACGTGCCTGGAATAAAAGATGAGAGGCTGAAGCAACTGGATCCTACAACATACCTATCAATGGATGAGTTCAAGGCTCTACTGAAGGCTCAAATAGAAGAGAGCAAGTACAACCTCCAGAAGCTTGGCTTAAAGCTTCCCAGCGAGATCATGAACGCCATGGACTTCTAA
- a CDS encoding NifB/NifX family molybdenum-iron cluster-binding protein produces the protein MQHKHDHEVHEHDPETIKYIMQKVKEMPVFEKNEGEKRVILATADDRGMESTYDPFLNHSNFLAVLDFSGDEVKSVRFVRNEISNLRGGVGIGIAKWIVDNRADAIVAGRIGYHVQEAMDKMKIKIIECYNPLQLKDLVKIIKKML, from the coding sequence ATGCAACACAAGCATGATCACGAGGTTCATGAGCACGACCCTGAAACTATAAAATACATTATGCAAAAGGTAAAGGAGATGCCTGTTTTCGAAAAGAATGAAGGGGAGAAGAGAGTCATACTTGCAACTGCTGATGACAGAGGCATGGAGAGCACATACGATCCGTTCTTAAATCACTCAAATTTCTTAGCAGTATTAGACTTCAGTGGAGATGAAGTCAAAAGCGTGAGATTTGTTAGGAACGAGATCTCTAACTTAAGGGGAGGGGTAGGAATAGGAATAGCTAAGTGGATAGTTGACAACAGGGCTGATGCCATCGTGGCTGGAAGGATAGGATATCATGTTCAGGAAGCTATGGATAAAATGAAGATAAAGATAATCGAGTGCTACAACCCGCTTCAATTGAAGGATCTTGTAAAGATCATAAAGAAAATGCTATAA
- the rimI gene encoding ribosomal protein S18-alanine N-acetyltransferase: protein MTAEISFSIESASMRDLKEVYEIELSSFPRYPYSISVLVSFLTLFPELFLIARHEERIVGYIAGFMEKEDRGHIASIAVRQEYRGRGIGRKLLEEEENKMRNLDVKEVVLEVSENNEVAIRLYTSMGYKKIKRVKNYYPDGSAAFIMKKTL, encoded by the coding sequence TTGACCGCGGAGATCTCATTCTCTATAGAGAGCGCATCAATGCGTGATCTGAAGGAGGTTTATGAGATAGAGCTCTCCTCATTCCCTAGGTATCCTTACTCTATAAGCGTTCTCGTCTCATTCTTAACCCTATTCCCAGAGCTCTTTTTGATTGCAAGGCATGAAGAGAGGATAGTTGGCTACATTGCAGGTTTTATGGAGAAGGAGGACAGGGGGCATATAGCATCCATCGCCGTGAGGCAGGAGTACAGAGGGAGGGGGATAGGGAGGAAGTTGCTTGAAGAGGAGGAAAATAAGATGAGGAATCTCGATGTGAAGGAGGTTGTTCTTGAGGTCTCTGAAAACAATGAAGTTGCGATAAGGCTCTACACCTCAATGGGGTACAAAAAAATCAAGAGAGTGAAGAACTACTACCCAGACGGAAGCGCCGCATTTATTATGAAGAAGACTTTATAG
- a CDS encoding Zn-ribbon domain-containing OB-fold protein, whose protein sequence is MFKYYVCEKCGKGYYPKKVRCRCGSTSFKEVIDENAEGKIYTYTIIYVPPKGFTPPIAVAIAEYNGMRFLGKYNGDPGKIKIGEKVRLDTSEDGSILISPIES, encoded by the coding sequence ATGTTCAAATATTACGTATGCGAGAAGTGCGGGAAGGGGTATTATCCTAAAAAGGTAAGGTGCAGGTGCGGATCTACAAGCTTTAAAGAGGTCATTGATGAGAATGCAGAAGGGAAGATATATACCTATACGATCATTTACGTACCTCCTAAAGGCTTCACTCCACCCATTGCTGTTGCAATAGCAGAATACAATGGCATGAGGTTCCTTGGAAAGTATAATGGAGATCCGGGTAAAATAAAAATAGGAGAAAAAGTCAGACTTGACACCAGCGAAGACGGATCTATACTAATCTCTCCTATTGAATCCTAA
- a CDS encoding dipeptidase, whose product MGKNKVYRGYKSWSFLEEGKDYRKFRLAKEIGRVPSKAIPLSKAEEERFESFLENNIVVSVHDHSLVYPEDPGEFMEYARTGRPFIGYEGLSASGLDAVFENMMDGETYTYSPDSWSWENQVFQIGMIQSDVDHQDMVFIGRRVEDIERAHNEGKIAMILSLESAPSIGDDIAKIDALYGLGVRVMGVVYGNNNEFGSGLTSKKDNGLTDLGYGLIERCNKLGILIDVSHAGDRTGMEAVEASKYPVVVTHAGARALWPTRRMKPDELIHAIAEKGGFFGIEAAPHSTLTKNHPVHSIESVMEHFQYVEKLVGIDHVAFGPDTLFGDHVAYHKIFGGASALKALYDLAPNFKSVEYVDGLENPSEFSNIIRWMIKNGYSDEEISKAVGGNVIRVLKSTWI is encoded by the coding sequence TTGGGAAAGAACAAAGTCTACAGAGGGTACAAGTCTTGGAGCTTTTTGGAGGAGGGGAAGGATTACAGGAAGTTCAGGCTAGCGAAGGAGATAGGAAGGGTTCCATCGAAAGCTATCCCGCTCTCGAAGGCGGAGGAGGAGAGGTTCGAGTCATTCCTCGAGAATAACATAGTAGTCTCAGTACACGATCACTCATTAGTTTATCCTGAAGATCCTGGAGAGTTTATGGAGTACGCGAGGACTGGTAGGCCTTTCATAGGTTATGAAGGCCTCTCAGCTTCAGGGCTCGATGCGGTCTTTGAGAACATGATGGATGGGGAAACATATACTTATTCTCCAGATTCCTGGAGCTGGGAGAACCAGGTCTTTCAGATAGGGATGATCCAAAGCGATGTGGATCACCAAGATATGGTCTTTATTGGAAGGAGGGTTGAGGACATTGAAAGGGCTCATAATGAGGGGAAGATAGCAATGATACTCTCTCTGGAATCAGCTCCTTCTATAGGAGATGATATCGCTAAGATAGACGCTCTTTATGGGCTAGGAGTGAGGGTTATGGGGGTTGTCTATGGAAATAACAACGAGTTCGGGAGCGGGCTTACGAGCAAGAAGGACAACGGGCTCACAGATCTCGGATATGGGCTCATTGAAAGGTGCAACAAGCTTGGGATCCTTATAGATGTAAGTCACGCTGGAGATAGGACTGGAATGGAGGCTGTAGAAGCATCTAAGTACCCGGTGGTTGTTACACATGCAGGCGCTAGGGCTCTCTGGCCTACTAGGAGAATGAAGCCTGATGAGCTCATACATGCAATAGCTGAAAAGGGGGGATTTTTCGGTATTGAAGCCGCTCCTCACAGTACATTGACGAAGAACCACCCAGTTCACAGTATAGAAAGTGTTATGGAGCACTTCCAATATGTGGAGAAGCTTGTGGGAATAGATCATGTCGCATTTGGTCCGGATACGCTTTTCGGTGATCATGTAGCATATCACAAGATATTCGGAGGTGCATCAGCGCTCAAGGCTCTTTATGATCTCGCACCAAACTTCAAGTCAGTGGAATATGTAGATGGGCTCGAAAATCCCTCAGAATTCTCAAACATAATTAGGTGGATGATAAAGAACGGATACTCCGATGAGGAGATTTCCAAGGCTGTTGGAGGCAACGTGATCAGAGTTCTAAAGAGCACATGGATCTGA
- a CDS encoding glycosyltransferase family 2 protein, producing the protein MKALNILFFLSPFLIALIFTIFTMTSIYLAWLTYFIWLAMVVGAYVAANYTSTYIRSKKYSLKHVGEVKNLRIAAFVTSYNEDPKIVEETLLSVKSALRGRGEVFLLDDSTKKEIAEELKNFCEKNGITYVHRENRKGFKAGAINNALKLYGDKYDLVSIFDADQRPRSDYFDHIIPYFSDPKVGFVQIPQRYTETRSKIAHGAKFQQEPFLRVIMKGRNIVSAFSLGSGTTFRIDAVRDVGYFDESAITEDAEISVRMHGRGWKSIYHDEQLIWYGEPPLDAASYIQQQNRWAFGNFKITGKILRSDLSFIAFFDYISGFFYWLKEGILTLFELIAPVVFLLFKQGFIAMNPYAYILAYIPYMIITFLIFAFSIRGTSYGVRGFLVHQANEYLAFFGITMAFISFLLGRKIPFKVTPKGKGMRSFKAIIPHIIIFILLIASVVNGSYWLLTSSLPTERGAIAVNLFWALWHIIFLSLTIYFSLSGLKEENEGKYFEEALQ; encoded by the coding sequence ATGAAGGCTTTGAATATCCTTTTCTTCCTTTCTCCCTTTTTAATCGCCCTCATCTTCACAATCTTTACAATGACCTCAATTTACCTAGCCTGGCTCACATACTTTATATGGCTCGCGATGGTCGTCGGGGCTTACGTGGCTGCGAACTACACCTCCACATATATAAGATCTAAAAAGTATTCTTTAAAGCATGTAGGAGAAGTGAAAAATCTCAGGATCGCGGCCTTTGTAACATCTTATAACGAGGATCCTAAGATAGTTGAGGAGACCCTTCTCTCCGTGAAATCCGCACTGAGAGGGAGGGGAGAAGTCTTCCTTCTTGATGACTCGACTAAGAAGGAGATTGCCGAGGAGCTCAAAAATTTCTGCGAGAAGAACGGGATAACCTACGTTCATAGGGAAAATAGAAAGGGCTTCAAAGCTGGGGCTATAAACAATGCATTAAAGCTTTATGGAGATAAGTACGACCTCGTCTCAATATTCGACGCCGATCAGAGGCCGAGGAGCGATTATTTCGACCACATAATCCCATACTTCTCAGACCCAAAAGTCGGATTCGTCCAGATCCCCCAGAGGTACACTGAAACACGGTCAAAAATAGCGCATGGGGCGAAGTTCCAGCAGGAGCCTTTCCTAAGAGTAATAATGAAGGGGAGGAACATCGTTTCCGCATTCTCATTAGGCTCAGGCACAACTTTCAGGATTGATGCTGTGAGGGATGTGGGATACTTTGATGAAAGCGCAATTACTGAAGACGCGGAGATCTCTGTGAGAATGCATGGGAGGGGGTGGAAGTCTATTTATCATGATGAGCAGCTCATTTGGTACGGGGAGCCTCCCCTCGATGCGGCTTCCTACATACAGCAGCAGAACAGGTGGGCGTTTGGGAACTTCAAGATAACTGGAAAGATACTGAGGAGCGACCTGAGCTTTATCGCTTTCTTCGACTACATCTCGGGGTTCTTCTATTGGTTGAAGGAGGGGATACTCACCCTCTTCGAGCTCATAGCCCCAGTCGTTTTCCTCTTATTCAAGCAGGGGTTCATCGCGATGAACCCATATGCCTACATTTTGGCTTATATACCTTACATGATAATAACCTTCCTCATATTTGCATTCTCCATCAGAGGTACAAGCTATGGTGTGAGGGGATTCTTGGTTCACCAGGCTAATGAATATTTAGCATTCTTCGGCATAACCATGGCATTCATCTCATTTTTGCTTGGAAGGAAGATCCCGTTCAAGGTCACCCCTAAGGGAAAGGGGATGAGGAGCTTTAAAGCCATAATACCGCACATAATAATCTTCATCCTCCTCATAGCTTCTGTAGTAAATGGTTCGTATTGGCTCTTGACTTCAAGCCTCCCAACTGAGAGGGGCGCTATAGCGGTAAACCTCTTCTGGGCGCTGTGGCACATAATATTTCTCTCTCTCACAATATACTTTTCTCTCTCTGGCTTGAAGGAGGAAAATGAGGGAAAGTACTTCGAGGAAGCTTTGCAGTAA
- a CDS encoding NAD(P)/FAD-dependent oxidoreductase has protein sequence MSEKRGIVIIGGGAGGIITANILAEKGKDVTLISDSNIHPFQPGYLFIAFKGHEPSKYIRTVEELLDPRVKFIQDKVTEVDLKERSIKTEKGKSISYEKVVVATGASLNYDLIPGHRENYEKMGDYYSTPEAAVKVWNNIKDMKKGKLVIGVPDLVIKCPPAPHKGTFLSAGYFKEKRADVRVELLYPAPHVYGEKEVSKAIEEKMKEFGNIDYRTSFLIDSIDNEKKVVRSATGEEVSFDALIMIPMHKGTNIKFNPPEVLDDDRYVKVHKNYLNIEGYDDAFAVGDCTNLPTSKSGVTAHLGAFAIAKRILGEESYFTGRTNCPCITDDEGLFVISDYDHHAVPVRFTRFKRLLEDVFIVMYWASLRYPLKYESIFDTYFKATEPSVLGERGW, from the coding sequence ATGAGCGAGAAGAGAGGCATCGTTATTATAGGAGGAGGAGCTGGAGGAATAATTACTGCAAACATATTGGCAGAAAAGGGAAAAGACGTCACATTAATAAGCGACTCAAACATTCATCCGTTCCAGCCAGGCTATCTTTTTATAGCGTTCAAGGGTCATGAGCCTTCAAAATATATAAGGACTGTTGAGGAACTTCTAGATCCGAGAGTTAAATTCATTCAGGATAAGGTAACGGAAGTAGACCTCAAGGAAAGGAGCATCAAGACGGAGAAGGGGAAGAGTATAAGCTATGAGAAGGTTGTCGTAGCAACAGGCGCATCTCTCAACTACGACCTAATACCGGGGCACAGAGAAAACTATGAGAAGATGGGAGACTACTACTCAACTCCAGAGGCTGCTGTAAAGGTATGGAACAATATAAAGGATATGAAGAAAGGAAAGCTGGTAATAGGCGTTCCAGATCTCGTTATAAAGTGCCCTCCAGCGCCGCACAAGGGGACGTTTCTATCTGCCGGATACTTTAAGGAGAAAAGGGCGGACGTGAGGGTCGAGCTGTTATATCCAGCTCCCCACGTCTATGGAGAGAAGGAGGTCTCAAAGGCTATTGAAGAGAAGATGAAGGAGTTTGGCAACATTGACTACAGAACTTCTTTCCTCATAGACAGCATAGACAATGAGAAGAAAGTTGTCAGGAGCGCTACTGGTGAGGAAGTCAGCTTCGACGCTCTGATAATGATACCAATGCACAAGGGGACCAATATAAAGTTCAATCCGCCTGAGGTATTGGATGATGACAGGTATGTGAAAGTACATAAGAATTACTTAAATATAGAAGGCTATGACGATGCATTTGCTGTCGGAGACTGCACGAACCTTCCAACTTCTAAGTCCGGTGTAACTGCGCATCTTGGAGCTTTTGCAATTGCTAAGAGGATATTGGGAGAGGAATCTTACTTTACGGGGAGGACCAACTGTCCCTGCATTACAGATGACGAAGGACTTTTCGTGATAAGCGACTATGATCATCACGCAGTACCCGTGAGGTTTACGAGGTTCAAGAGGCTTCTTGAGGATGTATTTATCGTGATGTACTGGGCCTCTCTGAGGTACCCATTAAAGTATGAGAGCATATTTGACACCTACTTTAAAGCAACAGAACCTTCAGTACTGGGGGAGAGGGGATGGTAG
- a CDS encoding DUF1614 domain-containing protein, with product MSNSGRIIISNPFHPLMLVVYFVIFFPAFLIMPSVFSSLSFFIGLPQGISILIGLSMPMLSFVFSFMNIVIRRIRLEGFFYTIESRYVYFMGIPFPVYYPVYQRREIVIAINIGGAVIPITFSALLLARLYCMSSLYFIDALIVIAITSIITFLISRTVPNVGIATPSLIPPLVSGISALAICGTNYIFPVAYVGGVLGSLIGADVLRLSKDFSKFTHQLGPVFLSIGGAGTFDGVFLSGIIAAIFAYIFT from the coding sequence TTGAGCAACAGCGGAAGGATCATAATTTCTAACCCATTTCACCCATTAATGCTAGTTGTGTACTTTGTAATATTCTTCCCAGCGTTCTTGATAATGCCCTCAGTATTCTCATCCCTCTCCTTCTTCATAGGTTTGCCTCAGGGAATTTCCATCCTCATCGGTCTTTCAATGCCTATGCTAAGCTTTGTATTTAGCTTTATGAACATCGTTATAAGGAGGATAAGGCTCGAAGGGTTTTTCTATACGATTGAGTCTAGATATGTTTACTTCATGGGGATACCTTTTCCTGTATACTATCCAGTCTACCAGAGGAGGGAAATCGTGATAGCGATAAATATTGGAGGTGCAGTTATACCGATAACCTTCAGCGCTCTTCTCCTTGCAAGGCTCTATTGTATGTCTTCTCTATATTTCATAGACGCATTAATAGTCATAGCAATAACCTCAATCATTACATTTCTCATCTCAAGGACGGTACCAAATGTGGGAATTGCTACTCCCTCTCTGATACCTCCCCTCGTCTCGGGAATAAGCGCACTAGCAATATGCGGGACCAACTACATATTTCCTGTCGCATATGTGGGAGGGGTCCTGGGGAGCCTGATTGGCGCTGATGTCCTCAGGCTCAGTAAGGACTTTTCAAAGTTCACTCATCAATTGGGGCCCGTATTCTTGAGCATTGGGGGGGCTGGAACATTTGACGGTGTGTTCCTTTCCGGAATAATAGCGGCAATATTCGCATACATATTCACATAA